A stretch of the Capsicum annuum cultivar UCD-10X-F1 chromosome 8, UCD10Xv1.1, whole genome shotgun sequence genome encodes the following:
- the LOC107879464 gene encoding uncharacterized protein LOC107879464: protein MSTSDTGAPTSAATAEGLSNTESGQVDQVDANHPLCIHPSDTQGSIIISTQLLGSENYSLWSKSMRLMLLGKNKLGFLLGTCRKEMYPSNLHNFWDRCNAIVLAWIMNTVSKDLLSSVIYASDSHKVWEDLRERFDKVLMTSPLPTINQAYAMIINVESQRLNGTTLGGSPLGDTSSGSTALMSNKMSLGGSSSGYESHTNNYGGSSSGYGGSSNEEKGGSISHNHASNVTIHGNSSADLQMLNAPQGFSFSGTHSSAPLFTQDQYNQILKMLSKDKESDASANVATTTGSALHGKNSKQVNLPTGGQVPISHAGKSSILGDKTMIDEIFIGKVLGIGREEHGLYLLQSDTSHTLITELESTNLLSLSVSSSPMNNCDSSSSANSNGCYGVLYQSFCVYTPQQNGVVERRHRLPSVRLHGASPFEKLFHKAPTLHHFRVFRSLCYATDVKRSDKFAPRAYPAVHLDDSTTSTPTIPSSPTSIPTVSSSSFPTPFCSLPVPPPPIRKSTRSFKPPVWMADCVLPSNSTKSCLYPQACLDPKWITAMQEEMKALEDNQTWSLISLPPGKVFIGCKWVYKVKFQSNGKVERYKARLVAKGYNQQEGLDYTDTFSPVAKMVTVRSVVALAASSG, encoded by the exons ATGTCAACATCGGATACTGGAGCTCCAACAAGTGCTGCTACAGCTGAAGGTTtatcaaacactgaatctggtCAGGTTGATCAAGTTGATGCTAATCATCCTCTATGCATTCATCCATCTGATACACAAGGTTCTATTATCATCTCTACTCAACTTCTAGGCTCCGAAAATTACTCTCTATGGAGCAAATCGATGCGACTTATGTTGCTTGGTAAAAATAAGCTAGGTTTCCTTCTAGGCACATGTAGAAAAGAGATGTATCCTTCCAACTTACACAATTTCTGGGATAGGTGTAATGCTATAGTGCTAGCGTGGATTATGAACACAGTGTCCAAGGATCTGTTGAGTTCTGTGATTTATGCTTCTGATTCACATAAAGTCTGGGAAGATCTCCGTGAGAGATTCGATAAG GTTCTTATGACTTCACCTCTGCCTACCATTAATCAAGCTTATGCTATGATTATAAATGTGGAAAGTCAGAGGTTAAATGGTACAACCTTAGGAGGTTCTCCTCTTGGTGATACTAGCTCAGGATCTACTGCTCTTATGAGTAACAAGATGTCTCTTGGAGGTTCAAGTAGTGGTTATGAAAGTCATACCAACAATTATGGTGGCTCTAGCTCTGGATATGGTGGTTCTAGTAAT GAAGAAAAGGGAGGAAGCATATCTCATAATCATGCTAGTAATGTCACTATTCATGGCAATTCCTCTGCTGATCTACAGATGCTTAATGCTCCTCAAGGATTTTCTTTTTCAGGAACACATTCTTCAGCACCCTTGTTCACTCAAGATCAGTATAACCAGATTCTTAAGATGCTAAGCAAAGACAAGGAATCTGATGCCAGTGCTAATGTTGCAACCACTACTGGTTCAG CATTGCATGGAAAAAATAGTAAACAAGTTAATCTACCTACCGGGGGTCAAGTCCCTATTAGTCATGCTGGTAAATCTTCTATTCTTGGTGATAAGACTATGATAGAT GAAATCTTCATAGGAAAGGTACTGGGGATTGGTAGAGAGGAGCATGGTTTGTATTTGCTGCAGTCTGATACTTCTCACACCCTCATAACTGAACTTGAGTCAACTAATCTTTTGTCTTTATCTGTTTCTTCTAGTCCTATGAATAATTGTGATAGTTCTTCTTCTGCTAATAGTAATGGTTGT TATGGAGTTCTTTATCAAAGTTTTTGTGTCTATACCCCTCAACAAAATGGGGTTGTTGAGAGAAGACACAG ATTACCTTCTGTTCGATTACATGGTGCATCTCCTTTTGAAAAGTTGTTTCATAAGGCACCTACTTTGCATCACTTTAGAGTATTTCGATCTCTGTGCTATGCAACTGATGTCAAAAGAAGTGACAAGTTTGCTCCTAGAGCTTATCCTGCAGTTCACCTTG ATGATTCAACAACTTCTACACCTACTATACCTTCTTCCCCCACATCTATACCTACTGTGAGTAGCTCTTCTTTTCCTACACCTTTCTGCTCTCTTCCTGTTCCACCACCTCCTATCAGAAAGTCTACCAGAAGTTTCAAACCACCAGTGTGGATGGCTGACTGTGTCCTACCCTCCAACTCCACTAAATCCTGCTTGTATCCA CAAGCTTGTCTTGATCCCAAATGGATCACTGCTATGCAAGAAGAAATGAAGGCTCTTGAAGACAATCAAACTTGGTCTCTTATTTCTTTACCTCCTGGTAAGGTTTTCATTGGTTGCAAGTGGGTATATAAGGTCAAGTTTCAATCTAATGGAAAGGTTGAGAGGTACAAGGCCAGGCTTGTAGCCAAAGGGTACAACCAGCAAGAGGGTCTAGACTACACTGATACCTTTTCCCCTGTAGCCAAGATGGTTACAGTTAGATCAGTTGTGGCTTTGGCTGCTTCCTCTGGCTAG
- the LOC107879466 gene encoding agamous-like MADS-box protein AGL62 produces MPRMSKGRKKVEIVEMKNESNMQVTFSKRRASLFKKASELCTLCGAEIAIVVFSPGKANKVYSFGHPSVELLVDTFLGRDLPPPNDDDRHNHLIRAHRNTSQRGLNKEVMDMQESLQKEKAIGKSLLESGRGAYDRVCESPIIEGLSLSQLEQLKEALEAQKRKVEFEAKLQQMGSAPLPFLTFGSALSPTSGDGASSSHGPNVGAPFPN; encoded by the coding sequence ATGCCAAGAATGAGCAAGGGTCGAAAAAAGGTCGAAATCGTGgaaatgaaaaatgagagtaacATGCAAGTTACGTTCTCTAAGCGTCGTGCTAGCCTCTTCAAAAAGGCTAGTGAACTTTGTACGCTATGTGGCGCTGAAATTGCCATTGTGGTATTTTCTCCAGGCAAGGCCAACAAAGTTTACTCCTTTGGCCACCCTTCAGTGGAGTTGTTGGTGGATACGTTCCTAGGGAGGGACCTCCCTCCACCAAATGATGATGATCGCCACAACCACCTAATCAGGGCTCATCGAAACACTAGTCAACGTGGGCTCAATAAGGAGGTCATGGACATGCAAGAGTCTCTCCAGAAGGAGAAAGCTATAGGGAAATCCCTACTTGAATCTGGAAGGGGAGCCTACGATCGTGTGTGCGAATCTCCGATTATCGAAGGACTTAGCCTTTCCCAACTTGAACAATTGAAGGAGGCATTGGAAGCTCAAAAGCGAAAAGTTGAATTCGAGGCAAAACTTCAACAAATGGGGAGTGCTCCACTCCCATTTCTCACCTTTGGAAGTGCCTTGTCTCCTACTAGTGGTGATGGGGCAAGTTCTTCACATGGACCCAATGTTGGTGCACCCTTTCCTAATTAG